A genomic window from Triticum urartu cultivar G1812 chromosome 7, Tu2.1, whole genome shotgun sequence includes:
- the LOC125523733 gene encoding nuclear transcription factor Y subunit B-8-like, which yields MENDGVPNGPAAPAPTQATPEVREQDRLMPIANVIRIMRRALPAHAKISDEAKEAIQECVSEFISFVTGEANERCRMQRRKTVNAEDIVWALNRLGFDDYVVPLSVFLERMRNPEAGTGGAAAGYSRAVTSAPPRAAPPVIHAVPLQARRPMYAPPAPVQAHNQMQRPVYAPPAPVQVQMQQAIYGPRAPVHGYAVGMAPVRANVGGQYQVFGGERVMGQQYYGYGYGEGAYGAGSSNGGAGIGDEESSSNGVPAPGEGKGEPELEPAAEESQDKPVQSG from the coding sequence ATGGAGAACGACGGCGTCCCCAACGGACCAGCGGCGCCGGCGCCTACCCAGGCGACCCCGGAGGTGCGGGAGCAGGACCGGCTGATGCCGATCGCAAACGTGATCCGCATCATGCGCCGCGCGCTCCCTGCCCACGCCAAGATCTCCGACGAAGCCAAGGAGGCGATCCAGGAATGCGTGTCGGAGTTCATCAGCTTCGTCACCGGCGAGGCCAACGAACGGTGCCGCATGCAGCGCCGCAAGACCGTCAACGCCGAAGACATCGTGTGGGCCCTAAACCGCCTCGGCTTCGACGACTACGTCGTGCCCCTCAGCGTCTTCCTGGAGCGCATGCGCAACCCCGAGGCGGGGACAGGTGGTGCCGCTGCAGGCTACAGCCGCGCCGTGACGAGTGCGCCTCCCCGTGCGGCCCCGCCTGTGATCCATGCCGTGCCGCTGCAGGCTCGGCGCCCGATGTACGCGCCCCCAGCTCCGGTGCAGGCTCATAATCAGATGCAGCGGCCTGTGTATGCTCCCCCGGCTCCGGTACAGGTTCAGATGCAGCAGGCCATCTACGGGCCCCGGGCTCCAGTGCACGGGTACGCCGTCGGAATGGCACCCGTGCGGGCCAACGTCGGCGGGCAGTACCAGGTGTTCGGCGGAGAGCGTGTCATGGGCCAGCAATACTACGGGTACGGTTACGGGGAAGGAGCATACGGCGCAGGTAGCAGCAACGGAGGAGCCGGCATTGGCGACGAGGAGAGCTCGTCCAACGGCGTGCCGGCGCCGGGGGAGGGCAAGGGGGAGCCAGAGCTAGAGCCAGCAGCAGAAGAATCGCAGGACAAGCCCGTCCAATCTGGCTAG